Proteins from one Bartonella sp. HY328 genomic window:
- a CDS encoding metal ABC transporter permease, with translation MFDDFFVRAMVGCIGIALAAGPLGCIVVWRRMAYFGDTMAHSALLGVALALMSNINMTVCIFIVTTMLAIILLLLQRRHTLSNDSLLGVLSHSSLAISLIILSFLTTVRQDLVAYLFGDVLSVSRLDLAMIWLGGVLAIAIICIIWRPLIAGTVNNDLAKAEGLHPEVAQIIFMLMLALIIAVAIKIIGILLITALLILPAATARRLSSTPEIMALLSSVIGIISSTAGLQMSKIFNTPSGPSIVVAAFVLFVICLLPFSLLKNKT, from the coding sequence ATGTTTGATGATTTTTTTGTGCGCGCCATGGTTGGTTGCATCGGTATTGCATTGGCAGCCGGCCCTTTAGGCTGCATTGTTGTTTGGCGGCGAATGGCGTATTTTGGCGATACTATGGCCCATTCTGCGCTACTTGGTGTTGCGCTCGCCCTTATGTCAAACATCAATATGACTGTCTGCATTTTCATTGTCACAACAATGCTAGCTATTATCCTTTTACTTTTGCAACGCCGACACACACTTTCAAATGACTCGTTGCTTGGTGTTTTATCCCATTCCAGCCTTGCAATTAGCTTAATTATCTTAAGCTTTTTAACAACGGTACGCCAAGATCTTGTCGCATATTTATTTGGTGACGTATTATCAGTTTCAAGGCTTGATCTTGCCATGATATGGCTTGGTGGCGTTTTAGCAATTGCGATAATTTGTATTATTTGGCGACCACTCATTGCTGGCACTGTTAACAATGACCTTGCCAAAGCAGAAGGCCTGCACCCAGAAGTGGCGCAAATCATCTTTATGCTTATGCTAGCTCTTATCATCGCAGTAGCTATAAAAATTATTGGCATTTTGCTCATTACTGCTCTTTTAATCTTGCCAGCAGCTACGGCAAGGCGTTTATCATCAACACCTGAAATCATGGCCTTGCTTTCAAGCGTCATCGGCATTATCTCTTCAACAGCTGGATTGCAAATGTCAAAAATATTCAATACGCCTTCAGGGCCATCAATTGTGGTTGCCGCCTTTGTCCTTTTTGTTATTTGCCTTTTACCATTCAGCTTGCTAAAAAACAAAACTTAG